A single Flavobacterium sp. 1 DNA region contains:
- a CDS encoding heavy metal translocating P-type ATPase, protein MATKTNTTAVFLPLEGVESEHCTLIVDKGLSKLQGLNAHKVELNNKRAVIQANNAEAVSEAVHLIRDLGYNVTTIKKTFPVLEMSCASCAVNAESILKSQQGVVNAAINFATATAAVEYIPGVVKPIDLKKAVQSGGYDLLVEENKDEANTIENLQQEKFALLKRRTYWALGFSVPLVAISMFFMNILYANELMWLLSSPVVLWLGRDFFINAWKQTKHRTANMDTLVALSTGVAYTFSIFNTLFPDFWHKRGLHAHVYFEAAAVVITFILLGKLLEEKAKGNTSSAIKKLMGLQPKSVIIINESGHETEIPIEQVQIGNIILVKPGEKIAVDGTLISGNSYVDESMLSGEPVPVFKNENEKVFSGTINQKGSFQFRAEKIGSDTMLAQIIKMVQDAQGSKAPVQKLADKIAGVFVPIVIIIAVASLIIWTIFGGDNGFTQGLMALVTVLVIACPCALGLATPTAIMVGVGKGAEMGILIKDAESLEQAKKINAVVLDKTGTITEGKPLVTNEFWLADDNQLKQILYSIEKQSEHPLAEALVKHLNSQTKISVSNFESITGKGAEAVFENETYFVGNKTLLKEKEILIENTLLKTAEQWSEEAKTVIWFSSSKKALAIYAIADQVKPNSKDAIAELQRNGIEVYMLTGDNEATAKAIAKSVGISHYKAGVLPEQKAIFIKELQANGKVVAMVGDGINDSTALAQADVSIAMGKGSDIAIDVAKMTIISSDLKKIPEAISLSKATVATIKQNLFWAFIYNLIGIPIAAGILYPINGFLLNPMLAGAAMALSSVSVVSNSLRLKWKR, encoded by the coding sequence ATGGCAACAAAAACAAATACTACAGCAGTCTTTCTGCCTCTCGAAGGTGTAGAAAGCGAACATTGTACCCTCATTGTAGATAAGGGTCTGAGCAAACTGCAGGGACTGAACGCCCACAAAGTCGAACTGAACAACAAGCGGGCAGTCATTCAGGCGAATAATGCCGAAGCAGTTTCAGAAGCAGTACATCTTATCAGGGATTTAGGCTATAACGTAACAACTATCAAAAAAACATTTCCTGTACTCGAAATGAGCTGTGCCTCCTGTGCTGTCAATGCAGAAAGCATTTTAAAATCACAGCAAGGCGTTGTAAATGCAGCAATAAATTTTGCCACAGCAACCGCAGCCGTAGAATATATTCCGGGAGTAGTAAAACCCATAGATCTCAAAAAAGCAGTACAGTCAGGCGGTTATGATTTATTGGTTGAAGAAAATAAAGACGAAGCCAATACGATAGAAAACCTGCAGCAGGAAAAATTTGCTCTGCTCAAAAGGAGAACCTATTGGGCATTGGGATTTTCTGTACCATTGGTCGCTATCAGCATGTTTTTTATGAACATACTGTATGCCAATGAACTCATGTGGTTATTAAGCTCTCCTGTGGTTTTATGGCTGGGAAGGGATTTTTTTATAAATGCATGGAAACAAACCAAACACCGAACTGCCAATATGGACACATTGGTGGCTTTGAGTACAGGAGTTGCCTATACTTTTAGCATTTTCAATACCCTTTTTCCTGATTTTTGGCACAAAAGAGGATTACATGCCCATGTATATTTTGAAGCCGCAGCAGTAGTAATCACTTTTATTTTATTAGGCAAGCTGTTAGAAGAAAAAGCCAAAGGAAACACTTCGTCAGCAATCAAGAAATTGATGGGTTTACAGCCAAAATCTGTTATCATTATTAACGAAAGCGGTCATGAAACGGAAATTCCTATTGAGCAAGTGCAGATAGGAAACATTATTCTGGTGAAGCCAGGAGAAAAAATCGCGGTAGACGGAACACTCATCAGCGGTAATTCTTATGTGGACGAAAGCATGCTGAGCGGAGAACCTGTTCCGGTATTTAAAAATGAAAACGAAAAAGTTTTTTCGGGCACTATTAATCAAAAAGGAAGTTTTCAATTTAGAGCAGAAAAAATAGGAAGTGATACGATGCTGGCTCAAATCATCAAGATGGTGCAGGATGCTCAAGGAAGTAAAGCCCCTGTTCAAAAATTGGCAGATAAAATTGCAGGCGTTTTTGTACCAATAGTAATAATCATTGCCGTTGCATCACTTATTATCTGGACAATTTTTGGCGGAGATAATGGCTTCACACAAGGCTTAATGGCACTGGTTACGGTACTCGTTATTGCTTGTCCCTGTGCATTAGGATTGGCAACACCCACAGCAATTATGGTGGGAGTTGGCAAAGGAGCCGAAATGGGAATTTTAATAAAAGATGCCGAAAGTTTGGAACAGGCCAAAAAAATCAACGCAGTTGTTCTCGACAAGACTGGAACAATAACAGAAGGAAAACCATTGGTTACTAATGAATTTTGGTTAGCCGATGATAATCAGCTGAAGCAGATTTTATACAGCATAGAAAAGCAGTCAGAACATCCATTGGCCGAAGCTCTGGTAAAGCATTTAAATTCTCAAACAAAAATATCCGTTTCAAATTTTGAGAGTATTACAGGCAAAGGGGCAGAAGCTGTTTTTGAAAATGAGACGTATTTTGTTGGCAATAAGACCTTATTGAAAGAAAAAGAAATCCTTATTGAAAATACGCTGTTAAAAACGGCAGAACAATGGAGTGAAGAAGCCAAAACCGTTATTTGGTTTTCCAGCAGCAAAAAAGCATTAGCCATTTATGCCATTGCCGACCAAGTCAAGCCAAATTCTAAAGACGCTATTGCCGAACTGCAAAGAAATGGCATCGAAGTATATATGCTGACAGGCGATAATGAAGCCACGGCCAAAGCAATAGCAAAAAGCGTAGGCATCAGTCATTATAAAGCTGGAGTATTGCCAGAGCAAAAAGCAATATTCATAAAAGAACTCCAAGCCAATGGTAAAGTGGTTGCGATGGTTGGCGACGGTATTAACGACAGCACAGCATTAGCACAAGCAGATGTAAGCATTGCAATGGGAAAAGGCAGTGATATAGCAATAGATGTTGCAAAAATGACTATCATTTCATCAGATCTTAAAAAAATCCCTGAAGCCATCAGCTTATCAAAAGCAACTGTGGCTACCATAAAACAAAACCTTTTTTGGGCATTTATCTACAACCTGATCGGAATCCCAATTGCGGCGGGAATCCTCTACCCTATCAACGGTTTTTTATTAAATCCGATGCTTGCTGGTGCAGCTATGGCATTAAGCAGTGTGAGCGTGGTGAGCAATAGCTTGCGTCTAAAGTGGAAGAGATAA
- a CDS encoding heavy-metal-associated domain-containing protein, whose amino-acid sequence MKTDNMNLQFKTNINCDGCVAKVTPFLDEAKGISHWEVNTVSKDKILTVQTDGIAKEEVMQKVQEAGFKIESLNQ is encoded by the coding sequence ATGAAAACAGACAACATGAACTTACAATTTAAAACCAACATCAACTGCGATGGCTGTGTTGCCAAAGTAACACCTTTCCTTGATGAAGCTAAAGGCATTAGCCATTGGGAAGTGAATACAGTGAGCAAAGACAAAATTCTAACCGTGCAGACTGACGGCATTGCCAAAGAAGAAGTTATGCAAAAAGTGCAGGAAGCCGGATTTAAAATTGAATCGTTAAACCAATAA
- a CDS encoding YtxH domain-containing protein, which produces MSTGKVVLGTVAGLAVGGILGILFAPEKGSVTRQQILDKGNDYADDLKSKYNGIAETLKEKFQAVKNDAENIAQSGKAKFDEVKNEINRPAANY; this is translated from the coding sequence ATGAGCACAGGTAAAGTAGTATTAGGAACAGTGGCAGGACTTGCCGTTGGTGGAATATTAGGAATCTTATTTGCACCAGAAAAAGGTTCAGTAACCCGTCAGCAGATCTTAGATAAAGGAAATGATTATGCAGATGATTTAAAATCAAAATATAACGGTATTGCAGAGACTTTGAAAGAAAAATTTCAGGCTGTGAAAAATGATGCTGAAAATATTGCCCAATCTGGGAAAGCAAAATTTGATGAAGTAAAAAATGAAATCAACAGACCCGCAGCAAACTATTAA
- a CDS encoding DUF808 domain-containing protein, translating into MASGFFVLLDDIAAIMDDVAVMSKIAAKKTAGILGDDLAVNAEKASGFISSRELPVLWAIGKGSFINKLIILPIAFLLSAFFPLAVIIILVLGGLYLAYEGAEKIFEYLFHREHTATETVIKEYTEEEILTLEKSKIKSAIITDFILSAEIVIIALGTVLEKPLLSQIVVVSIIAILATVGVYGIVAMIVRMDELGYKLIKHSTKESSLSYRIGNLLVQALPKVIKSLAVIGTIALLLVAGGIFVHNIDFLHHLFPQLPSVVKEFSFGLIIGFIVLAIVTVFKKIIRKK; encoded by the coding sequence ATGGCTTCAGGTTTTTTTGTACTATTAGATGATATCGCAGCAATTATGGATGATGTTGCAGTAATGAGTAAAATCGCTGCAAAAAAAACAGCTGGTATTTTGGGCGATGACTTAGCGGTTAATGCCGAAAAAGCTTCCGGATTTATTTCCTCTAGAGAACTTCCTGTACTGTGGGCCATTGGAAAAGGTTCGTTCATCAATAAATTAATCATTTTGCCAATTGCTTTTTTGCTTAGTGCTTTTTTTCCTTTGGCAGTTATAATCATTTTAGTGCTTGGCGGACTTTATTTAGCATACGAAGGTGCCGAAAAAATATTCGAATACCTATTTCATCGTGAGCATACGGCAACTGAAACCGTAATTAAAGAATACACCGAAGAGGAAATCCTAACTCTAGAAAAAAGCAAAATAAAGTCAGCAATAATAACCGATTTTATTTTATCGGCAGAAATTGTGATTATTGCATTAGGCACTGTATTAGAAAAACCATTGCTGTCACAGATTGTTGTAGTTTCCATAATTGCCATTCTAGCCACAGTAGGCGTTTATGGCATTGTTGCGATGATTGTAAGAATGGACGAACTCGGTTATAAACTCATCAAACATAGTACTAAAGAAAGTAGCTTATCCTATCGAATAGGAAATTTACTGGTACAAGCTTTACCAAAAGTAATTAAAAGCCTGGCCGTTATTGGCACAATAGCTTTACTTCTTGTGGCTGGCGGTATATTTGTACACAATATTGATTTTTTACATCATTTGTTTCCTCAATTGCCTTCTGTTGTAAAAGAATTTAGCTTCGGGCTTATAATCGGTTTTATTGTTTTAGCAATAGTAACTGTGTTCAAAAAGATAATTAGAAAGAAATAA
- a CDS encoding HAD family hydrolase codes for MKFKGVIFDLDGTLVNSLEDIADAMNSVLQNLNYPTHSYETYQYFIGSGLRNLVSKSLPETNNDEKHIDSCYQLMIEEYSNNCTRKTKAYDGIIELLDQLISNNIKLSVFSNKSDELTKKITADLFPGYFDNIVGLSVEALKKPNPSEAIEISKRQGFKTEEIIFVGDSGIDMQTAANANMLAVGVLWGYRPEEELIATGAKYVISNPLDLMKVLQPDNAAILTQ; via the coding sequence ATGAAATTTAAAGGCGTTATTTTTGATTTGGACGGCACATTGGTTAATTCGCTAGAAGATATTGCAGATGCTATGAACAGTGTTCTTCAAAACCTGAACTACCCAACTCACAGTTATGAAACTTATCAGTATTTCATTGGCAGCGGTCTTAGAAATCTAGTAAGCAAATCGTTGCCAGAAACCAATAACGATGAAAAACATATCGACAGCTGCTACCAACTGATGATTGAAGAATATAGCAATAATTGCACCCGCAAAACAAAAGCATACGATGGGATTATCGAATTATTGGATCAGTTGATTTCAAATAATATAAAACTAAGTGTCTTTTCGAATAAATCGGATGAGCTTACCAAAAAAATCACTGCCGATTTGTTTCCTGGCTATTTTGATAATATTGTTGGTTTGAGTGTCGAAGCACTAAAAAAACCAAACCCTTCTGAAGCTATAGAAATAAGCAAAAGACAGGGATTTAAAACCGAAGAAATCATTTTTGTCGGAGATTCTGGCATTGATATGCAAACAGCAGCAAATGCCAATATGCTTGCAGTGGGCGTGTTATGGGGCTATCGTCCAGAAGAAGAATTGATTGCTACAGGAGCAAAATATGTAATAAGCAATCCTTTGGATTTAATGAAGGTTTTACAGCCCGATAATGCTGCTATATTGACACAATAG
- a CDS encoding LLM class flavin-dependent oxidoreductase gives MKTPIPISLLELAIITEGSNAAETMQKIRELAQLVDVLGYKRFWLAEHHNMAHVASTATVVLIGYVASQTQNIRVGSGGIMLPNHSPLIIAEQFGTLATLYPDRIDLGLGRAPGTDSQTAQAIRKDFFEESQRFPKNVSALQDYFSEENATASVRAFPAEGTNVPIWILGSSMDSASLAAAYGLPYAFAGHFAPRQMIPAFEFYRENFKPSEYLQEPKTMACVNAIAADTDKEAEILSTSLYQMFQNLVQNTRKPLQPPVDSLTDLMNNMSEEARFHVNQMTAGSFIGSKETLTKELKEFIQHSRIDELMISSPIYSHQDKLKSLRMHKEVVDSI, from the coding sequence ATGAAAACCCCAATACCGATATCTTTATTAGAGTTAGCTATAATTACCGAAGGAAGCAATGCTGCCGAAACGATGCAAAAAATCAGAGAACTGGCTCAGCTTGTTGATGTTTTGGGCTATAAACGTTTTTGGCTGGCGGAGCATCACAATATGGCACATGTGGCGAGTACGGCAACGGTGGTTTTGATAGGATATGTGGCGAGCCAGACACAAAATATACGAGTGGGATCGGGAGGAATTATGCTGCCTAATCATTCTCCGTTGATTATTGCCGAACAGTTTGGGACATTGGCGACTTTGTATCCTGACCGGATTGACCTTGGTTTGGGAAGAGCACCCGGAACAGATTCGCAGACAGCGCAGGCCATACGTAAAGACTTTTTTGAGGAGTCACAGCGGTTTCCAAAGAATGTGTCGGCATTGCAGGATTATTTTTCTGAGGAAAATGCTACGGCTAGTGTCCGAGCTTTTCCAGCCGAAGGGACAAACGTTCCTATTTGGATTTTAGGATCGAGTATGGACAGTGCCTCATTGGCGGCGGCGTATGGATTGCCGTATGCTTTTGCGGGACATTTTGCACCTAGGCAAATGATTCCCGCTTTTGAGTTTTACAGGGAAAATTTTAAGCCATCAGAATATTTACAAGAACCCAAAACCATGGCATGCGTCAATGCAATTGCTGCCGATACGGATAAAGAAGCCGAAATCCTATCGACCAGTTTGTATCAAATGTTTCAGAATTTAGTTCAGAATACCCGAAAACCATTACAGCCTCCAGTGGATTCCTTGACCGATTTGATGAATAACATGAGCGAAGAAGCCCGCTTTCATGTCAACCAAATGACGGCTGGTTCGTTTATAGGCAGTAAAGAAACATTAACCAAGGAATTAAAGGAATTTATCCAACATTCCCGCATTGACGAATTGATGATTAGCAGTCCGATATACAGCCATCAGGATAAGTTGAAAAGTCTGCGGATGCATAAAGAAGTTGTGGACAGTATTTAA
- a CDS encoding carbon-nitrogen hydrolase: MSKKKYKIAVIQLNLNDVAENNLKKCLSWVRDAASQGAEVISLPELYSSHYFCQSEDVDNFALAEPLYSTSFIAFSALAKELGVVIIVPFFEKRMAGIYHNSAYIIDTDGSEAGLYRKMHIPDDPHFYEKFYFTPGDLGFKAFPTEKGKIGTLICWDQWYPEAARLTALQGADVLFYPTAIGWHPLEREQYGENQHGAWMNVMKGHAVANGVYVAAANRIGLEQYIEGTAGIQFWGSSFIAGPQGEILAQASHDKEEILIAEVDLDLQENVRQNWPFFRDRRIDAFGDITKRAID, from the coding sequence ATGTCAAAGAAGAAATACAAAATAGCGGTGATTCAATTGAATCTAAACGACGTTGCCGAAAACAACCTTAAAAAATGTTTAAGCTGGGTTCGGGATGCAGCCAGTCAAGGTGCTGAAGTGATTTCGTTGCCGGAGTTATACAGCAGTCATTATTTTTGTCAAAGTGAAGATGTAGATAATTTTGCTTTGGCAGAACCATTGTACAGCACTTCATTTATTGCTTTTAGTGCTTTGGCAAAAGAATTAGGTGTGGTAATCATTGTTCCTTTCTTCGAAAAAAGAATGGCAGGAATTTACCATAACAGTGCGTACATCATTGACACAGATGGATCTGAAGCTGGTTTATACCGCAAAATGCACATTCCAGACGATCCTCATTTCTATGAAAAATTCTATTTCACTCCAGGTGATTTAGGTTTCAAGGCCTTCCCTACCGAGAAAGGAAAAATAGGAACTTTAATTTGTTGGGATCAATGGTATCCGGAAGCTGCACGATTAACTGCTTTGCAAGGTGCCGATGTACTATTTTACCCAACAGCAATAGGATGGCATCCATTAGAAAGAGAACAATACGGCGAAAACCAGCACGGAGCATGGATGAATGTTATGAAAGGTCACGCTGTTGCCAATGGCGTGTATGTAGCTGCCGCTAACCGAATTGGATTAGAACAATATATTGAAGGAACAGCAGGAATTCAGTTTTGGGGATCCTCTTTTATAGCTGGACCGCAAGGTGAAATTTTGGCGCAGGCCTCACATGATAAAGAAGAAATTCTTATTGCCGAAGTAGATTTGGATCTACAGGAAAATGTACGCCAAAACTGGCCTTTCTTTAGAGACAGAAGAATCGATGCCTTTGGGGATATTACCAAAAGAGCTATTGATTAA
- a CDS encoding OmpA family protein, with translation MKKKLSFLSLLLSLAATAQDVSTTSSQSSVDNTAYNKWSVELNAGANKPIRAITNKYFTPTFNPTHIDLGARYMLSPKFGWKLDFEYDKFSERDNTPPFESTYLRTSLQGVVNLGRALNFETFTNTFGLLLHTGLGASQLTSKNGFEGEDYMVNGIFGLTGQVRLSNRVALTADLSGIVHGSQNYNFDGMKASSSTAIDGVIINLTAGLTVYLGKNEKHADWIGGKTISDDLERRLSLLETSLLDSDKDGVADLYDLEPNSITGVAVNTKGQSIDHNQNGVPDELESYLDKTYAKNGGNVPSNNNIEELINGGYVNVYFDFNSTKPTNASLSGVAFLVKYLQSNPSKSTDIIGYADEIGSSGYNTELSRKRAEAVKEIAVKSGIDASRLNVIANGEDTSVNKNSKEARQIVRRVSFQVK, from the coding sequence ATGAAAAAAAAATTATCTTTTTTATCTTTATTATTATCATTAGCAGCAACTGCACAGGATGTGAGTACCACTTCATCTCAATCTTCAGTTGATAATACAGCGTATAATAAGTGGTCAGTTGAACTAAATGCCGGTGCAAATAAACCGATTAGAGCGATAACAAACAAATATTTTACTCCTACCTTTAATCCGACTCATATAGATTTAGGAGCGAGGTATATGTTAAGTCCTAAATTTGGCTGGAAACTTGATTTTGAATATGACAAATTTAGTGAACGAGATAATACTCCACCGTTTGAAAGCACCTATTTAAGAACGAGTCTGCAGGGAGTTGTTAATCTTGGACGAGCTTTAAATTTTGAAACTTTCACCAATACATTTGGATTGTTACTTCATACAGGTCTGGGAGCTTCACAATTGACCTCTAAAAATGGTTTTGAAGGTGAGGACTATATGGTTAATGGAATTTTTGGTCTAACAGGTCAAGTTAGGCTAAGCAATCGAGTTGCTCTAACTGCAGATCTAAGCGGAATTGTTCATGGAAGCCAGAATTATAACTTTGACGGAATGAAAGCATCATCTTCAACAGCAATTGACGGCGTAATAATAAATTTAACTGCTGGTTTAACTGTTTACTTAGGAAAGAACGAGAAACATGCTGACTGGATTGGTGGAAAAACAATCTCCGATGATTTAGAAAGAAGATTAAGTCTGTTAGAAACCAGTCTTTTGGATTCTGATAAAGATGGTGTAGCCGATTTGTATGATTTAGAACCAAACTCTATTACCGGAGTTGCTGTAAATACAAAAGGACAATCCATAGATCATAATCAAAATGGTGTTCCAGATGAATTAGAAAGCTACTTAGACAAAACGTATGCGAAAAATGGCGGTAATGTTCCATCAAATAATAATATAGAGGAACTGATTAACGGAGGATATGTAAATGTCTATTTTGATTTTAATTCAACAAAACCAACTAATGCTTCTTTGTCCGGCGTTGCTTTCTTAGTTAAATATCTGCAAAGCAATCCGTCAAAAAGTACTGATATTATAGGATATGCTGACGAAATTGGAAGTTCAGGCTACAATACAGAATTATCAAGAAAAAGAGCTGAAGCTGTGAAAGAAATAGCTGTGAAATCTGGAATTGATGCTTCTAGATTAAATGTAATCGCTAATGGAGAAGATACTTCTGTAAATAAAAATTCTAAAGAGGCACGTCAAATCGTAAGAAGAGTTAGTTTTCAAGTAAAATAA
- a CDS encoding OmpA family protein, with the protein MKNTLLLVSLLTLSFTANAQDVATTTVNPSIDNLAYNKWSIELNGGVNKPIRTISPGYSTASLNLFHADLGARYMFNPKFGLKLDFGYDKFKERNDTPSFESTQLRTSIQGVINAGRALNFEDWTNTFGLLFHGGFGVSQLTSDDFHGQDYAGNGIIGVTGQIKLSDRAVLTGDLTGIITTRQNYNFDGMSLTNTGTLDGLLLNASVGLTFYLGKNAKHADWVGETDKYEGLEKRVQLIEDGLLDTDKDGVADLYDLEPNSIAGVAVNTKGQSIDTNQNGVPDELESYLEKTYGQNGNATTNNNSIEELINGGYVNVYFDFNSSKPTNASLPGVAFLVKYLQSNPSKNADIIGYADEIGSSNYNTELSRKRAEAVKQIATNAGIDASRLNVIANGEDASVNKNSKEARQIVRRVTFQVK; encoded by the coding sequence ATGAAAAATACTTTATTATTAGTATCGCTTTTGACTTTATCTTTTACTGCAAACGCACAAGACGTTGCAACAACTACAGTAAATCCTTCAATTGACAATCTTGCTTATAATAAATGGTCGATTGAATTAAATGGAGGTGTAAACAAGCCGATCAGAACAATTTCACCAGGTTACAGTACAGCAAGTCTTAATCTTTTTCACGCTGATTTAGGTGCAAGATATATGTTTAATCCAAAATTTGGTCTGAAATTGGATTTTGGATACGATAAATTTAAGGAACGAAACGATACTCCTTCGTTTGAAAGTACTCAGTTAAGAACAAGTATTCAAGGAGTAATTAATGCGGGGAGGGCATTGAACTTTGAGGACTGGACTAATACTTTTGGTTTGCTGTTTCATGGCGGTTTTGGGGTTTCTCAATTAACTTCAGATGATTTTCATGGACAAGATTATGCTGGTAATGGAATTATTGGTGTGACTGGACAGATTAAATTAAGCGATAGAGCTGTTTTGACTGGTGATCTTACCGGAATAATTACGACGAGACAAAATTATAATTTTGACGGAATGAGCCTAACAAACACGGGTACATTGGATGGACTATTATTAAATGCATCAGTTGGTTTGACGTTTTATTTAGGTAAAAATGCAAAACATGCTGACTGGGTAGGAGAGACAGATAAATATGAAGGTTTAGAAAAAAGAGTTCAATTGATTGAAGACGGTCTTTTAGATACTGATAAAGATGGTGTAGCGGATTTGTATGACTTAGAGCCAAATTCTATTGCGGGGGTTGCTGTAAATACTAAAGGGCAATCTATAGATACTAATCAAAATGGCGTGCCGGATGAATTAGAAAGCTACTTAGAAAAAACGTATGGACAAAATGGCAATGCCACAACAAATAATAACAGCATTGAAGAATTAATTAATGGAGGATATGTAAATGTCTATTTTGATTTTAATTCGTCAAAACCAACAAATGCTTCTTTGCCTGGTGTTGCTTTCTTAGTTAAATATCTGCAAAGCAACCCGTCTAAAAATGCAGACATTATTGGATATGCAGACGAAATAGGAAGTTCAAACTACAATACTGAATTATCAAGAAAAAGAGCTGAAGCTGTAAAACAAATAGCTACAAATGCTGGAATCGATGCTTCCAGATTAAATGTAATCGCCAACGGAGAAGATGCATCTGTAAATAAAAATTCTAAAGAAGCTCGTCAAATCGTAAGAAGAGTTACTTTTCAAGTAAAATAA
- a CDS encoding agmatine/peptidylarginine deiminase, translating to MTTVTRRFPAEWEKQQGILLCFPHNGKDWPGKYEAVQWAFVEFIKKVAAYEQVFLIVADENQKSKVSEMLETAHVKMSNISFIIHKTNRSWMRDSGPIIVKNGTEREALNFNFNGWAKYKNINLDKHVPAKVGEFLNIPVTQVMYKGNPVIVEGGAIDVNGRGTLLTSEECLMHPSIQVRNDNFTKEDYEAVFKEYLGVTNVIWLGDGIEGDDTHGHIDDLCRFINEDTIVTIIELDPKDSNYKPLQDNLKRLQNAKLENGKAPIIVSLPMPKRIDFEGLRLPASYANFLILNKCVLVPTFNDSNDRIALNILAECFPDREIIGISAADFIWGFGTLHCLSQQIPE from the coding sequence ATGACTACAGTTACAAGACGATTTCCTGCAGAGTGGGAAAAACAGCAAGGAATTTTATTGTGTTTCCCGCATAATGGCAAAGATTGGCCAGGAAAATACGAAGCCGTACAATGGGCATTTGTTGAATTCATCAAGAAAGTTGCAGCTTATGAGCAAGTTTTCTTGATAGTTGCCGATGAAAATCAAAAAAGCAAAGTAAGCGAAATGCTGGAAACAGCTCACGTAAAAATGAGCAATATCTCTTTCATTATACACAAAACCAACCGTAGCTGGATGCGTGATTCCGGGCCAATTATTGTAAAAAATGGTACAGAAAGAGAAGCATTGAATTTCAATTTCAATGGTTGGGCCAAATACAAGAATATCAATTTAGACAAACATGTTCCTGCCAAAGTTGGCGAATTTTTAAACATTCCTGTAACTCAGGTGATGTATAAAGGCAACCCCGTAATTGTTGAAGGCGGTGCTATTGATGTGAACGGCCGCGGTACTTTATTGACTTCCGAAGAATGTTTGATGCATCCTTCTATTCAGGTTCGAAACGATAATTTTACTAAAGAAGATTACGAAGCTGTTTTCAAAGAATATTTAGGAGTAACAAATGTGATTTGGTTAGGCGATGGAATTGAAGGTGATGATACCCACGGACACATCGATGATTTATGCCGCTTCATAAACGAAGATACCATAGTCACCATAATAGAATTAGACCCAAAAGACAGCAATTACAAACCATTGCAGGACAATTTAAAACGACTGCAGAATGCTAAACTGGAAAACGGAAAAGCGCCGATTATAGTTTCTCTGCCAATGCCAAAACGAATTGATTTTGAAGGATTGCGTTTGCCTGCCAGTTATGCCAATTTCTTAATTTTAAATAAGTGTGTTCTGGTTCCAACATTTAATGACAGTAATGATAGAATTGCTTTGAACATTCTTGCAGAGTGTTTTCCAGACCGCGAAATCATCGGAATTAGTGCTGCTGATTTTATTTGGGGATTCGGAACATTGCATTGCCTAAGCCAGCAGATTCCTGAATAA